From the genome of Solanum stenotomum isolate F172 chromosome 5, ASM1918654v1, whole genome shotgun sequence:
AAACTACTTTTCCGAAAAGTTATCTTcacaaaaaattattcattaaaaTTCGGACACAATAGAAGAAACGCGCTTAAGGACTCAAATCTATATGATTTAGATTCATACCTTCATAAGCGCAAATAAACTAATGTCTACATACACAATTTATTCTAAAACTGCATCGATACGTCAAAAAATTTCTCAACATCACAAAtcatatgaattaattaattaattataaatgatCAATCCAAGTAAATTACATGAACTCTATCCTTAATTTAAGGCTGGGGTTCATTTTCATGGTTGGTATCCTTTGAGACTTGGTCTTCTTTTCcccattttataaagaatgtcAATAGCAACAAGCTAGTAGATTGGCATGCTAGACCACAAATCAACCCTACCCATAAACCCTGCATCATTCACAAACAACAAAAAACGATACTCTGTCAGCATATAGAAGTTAAACTCTTACACAAAAACATACTGAATGTTTAAACTCTTACACAAAAACATACTGAATGTGAATTACCTTATATCCTTTGTTGAACTTGAAAGCCAAGACCGCGCCTATTGTCATACCAAAGAAATAGAAACTTGCCAAGTTGATGCACATTGCGAAACGTTGCCATCCACATCCTCTTGCCACTCCTGATGATCAATATTCATTTACAAGTTAACGTTTTAGCTTGTTCAATTCTATTGATCAATATGTTAAAACTAAAATGTAATTGTCGCGAAAACACGCACATATATATGCAAAGAAAGTTGATTAACCTGATAGAATTCCTTGTATGAAATCGAACAAGAAAGAGACTAATAGGAGAGGTGTCATTGAGGCAAATTTGCGAATAATCTCCGGTTCATCACTGAAGAGGCCAGCCCAGGCATTATGACCAAAACCTAGGGCCAAATCAACTATGAGTGCAGCAACAATAGCTAGCTTGAGAGTAACAGCCATAGCTTGTTTAGCTTTGCGGATATTTCCTGCTCCTATCTCGTTTGACACCCTCGTGCTGCACGTTAAGAACATAATTAAGTTAATAAGAGTTATACGTCTCCTTTCAAATGACATGGTCACACAATTCAATATAGTGTTCTGTCATCAAAAGAGAATTTTCACGTGCAGACCTTGGTCTATGAAACAGAATCAGGCTTGCACGTAATTAAGATTTAAGAGACATGTTGAGACATAGTTTAGTAAATAAGAGTTATACGTTTGATCTCTCTAACAGCTTAACATTTTAGATGAGTTGGTCGTCACACAAGTCAACATAGTGTTCCGTGCAGACCTTGTCCTAGGAAACAGAATCAGGCCCACACATTAAGAGGCGTGTTCAAACAAATTAAGTGAATAAAGTCGCGATATCTCTAATGATTTAAACATTTAAATGAGATTGTCACATAATTAATTCAACACGAGATATGTTTTAGCATTAGAAATTGATGgaaatataaaggaaaagaattattttcaacaattttgttgGTGAAATTACCTTGCAGCTGCACTGAGGCCATAAGATATCATGTAGGCTATGGTTTCTGTATTTACACTGTAACACAAAACTTAGATCAGCAACTAAAATTCGACTTCCAAGAAATAGGAAAAATTTGCTTGTGTTTCAAAACCGTGTTGAAAACTTACCACATTGCAACGACAGAAGTAGTTGTTTCCGCGTTTGGCATCAAACCAGCTAATAACACAAGAATCTCAAACGCCCAATACTCCAAGCTGTTACACATCAATTAGAGACTATCAGTACCGATAAAGGTGTGTGGAGCATGTAATTTAAGGGGAAACATTTGAATTTGCTTTATTGTACGGTCATACCTCTCTATAACAGTCATTCATTAGGACAACATTTCACTACAACGACTAAGTTTTCTTTGGAACCAATTTTCATGTTATGTGATATAACAACCAAAATATATTCAGAGAAACAACGTCATTATAGAGAGGTTTGACTTTAATAACAAAAACTTACCACACCATTCCAGCAGAGGGCAAAGCCAACTTCAAGTTTGAAAAAAGATGCAGAAGTGGCTCGGATGAGAGACCTTCGGGCCTAATATGACTAAATTTCTTGGAGAAAAGCACGTATAGACTCAACGTAATGAATGTGATCCAAAATGAAATCGAAACAGCTAATGCTGCTCCTTTGAAAGCAAGATGTGTCCAATGAACCAGAGCATATGCAATGCCAATGTGGAGAACTAGAGCTGCAACCGCGATGCAAGCTAAAGGTAAGATGATCGATTGAGCTTGAAGAAACCTCACAATGTTTTGCAAGAAAGCATATGCAAACAATCCAGGTATGaggaacttcaagaacaccccTGCTTCATGTGCTATGGCAGGTTCTTGATGAAGTAAAATCAGAATTCGATCCGAATACCACCAGATGACAGAAACAACaatagaaaagaagaatgaTATGATGCTTGATGTTTGAAGATGTATCCCCAACATCCTGAACATTTTCGCACCGTATCCTTGACCACATAATGTCTCAAGTGCACCACTTAGTCCAACCTATATATAGATGATCAATCAACGAGTTCAGAGTTCACTTccgttgaaaatataattaagtaaataaaagtataGTACTCTTTCTGACAACTTTAATCTTTAGACGAAATGATCACACAATTGAACATAATGTCTCAAGTACATGACTTATATATTATTAGTAGCTAGTATTTTATATGAGCACCCTATGTGTATATTAAACCAATGAAAGTAAGATATAAACACCCAATGCATACATGTAAGTATTTACCCTTTtaacattatcaacataatttaatttgttataatacTACAATACTAATTATTGGATCTGCCctgattatatatatagagtttgGAACATTGAAATTGTGTTCCACCCTTAACTACCACTACCTTTTTAATGaacatattatttttgtatacagTCAGTGCATAGAAGTTATTATTGTCATGTATTTTTACGTACCATGAAAGAGAAACCAGTAACCATGGCCCATGAATTAGCAAGATTTGAGGAAGCGAGCTCGAGTTTCCCAAGGTGTCCGGCAAACATGACGGAGACGAGGCTGATGAAGTAGAAACAACCGTTCACGACGATCATCGGAACGGAGAACAACACTTGATTTTTCGCTTCTTTACAATTGATTATCTGTCCACAAGACTTGTTCAATGGATTGTCCTTTTGTTCAACCAATGTTGATACCGGTGCCGGAGTTTGTTCCGGTGATGGTGCCGGAGTTTTTTCCGGTGACGGTGACGGAGTTTGTCCCGGTGACAGTGCCAGAGTTGGTGCTGGTGCCGGTGCCGATGGGACGACACTCTCCTCCGGTGAAGGGGCGTTCAAATTAGTTATTGTCATTGTGAAAATGAGATTGCTATAGTAGGAACAATAATAGTATGATGATTGAGAGTGTAGTGATTTCTAAAAACTCGAAATTTTGAATGATGACTttgatatatctttttttttgtatatttatatataaaaacaagaTTTTGGTTGAGACAATCTTGGGATTTGTTGTTGTCAGAGACAACTACAACAAGCGAAAAATGCTCAGTTGAACACGTTTGTATCGAAGGTGTACCAAAGAGATGAGTAAAAGTTGCTATGTAACAAATTTTCCAACAAATTTTctaactaatactaataaaaagtaaaaatgttAATAAAAGTTATGACATTCAATTTCATATCGCAAGAATTTCGGTATAAGTACTAGAAATGGTTGAAAAGTCTACACAtccttttatttacttaatattcttgtaaatataaattaaatatttaaatttagaatatttttagTGAAATTTTAGAGTTCTTATTATCTGATACGTAATGTGAATTGTAAAATGTGCacatacatatcaaaacaattactCAATTCTTTTCCTACCCTTTTCTTTCtgcaaaaaattatactatccGTTCATAACGAAATTATttactaaataattatatttaaatttgcatattaaaaaattacacttataatgcaattaaatatttatattattcatgtatttaatttaattaaatttgaattttatccaTTTAATATCAAgcacttttttaaaaactacGATCACGTGGTGTGTACATTATTTTCGTGAAATTATGTGAAtgagagaagaaaagaagactGAGAAAAATATTGGATATATAGAGTTAgatttaagatttaaatttaaatatatttaatttttaaggtAATTAGAACAAACTTTATTACACTTTTCATACTACGaatttgaaatataatatttgagtcattaaaatcactcaattttgttttatcttacaaaagtcattcaacttttcCCAGTTAGATTTCATGGTTGCCTAGTTAGCTTTCATTGTCATTTTATCTGAAAATACCGTTTTCTATGCTTATTTAATGATGTCGTAGCTTTAAATTTTTAGGGAAAAAGATATTTCAATGTATTTAAGACTGGACTCATTCTAAACACGATTCAATTTTGACCTAAACCGCTAAAAAATGTCTTTAATAACATACCattaaaacatataataattaaatattattagggcatttctaatatttttgaagaatcatTTATTATCATAATCGTTTTGAGTCGGATAACGGTTTACTTTGCATATGGGATCTAGAGTatatttgtcacgccccgagctaaccccgagacgcggacacgggacctaggaccacaagtgatcccaagctaaccctgctggcatgatcatgagcatactaaatataagcatgaataatagaaactgtgcggaagctataatcataaacaaaatgaaaagatggggaatacccatatactataactgaaatatatgaaaactNAAACTGAATAATAGAAACTGTgcggaatacccatatactataactgaaatatatgaaaactgatgagtttaatacaaagaagatattaactcaatactaagttgaatctatatatgtctgaaaatagtctctaactgactagaaatgccgggaggccccagctaagtctagcaaaactgaaactaaaggactaaaaatattgaaaagaaactcatgactattgtcctcggagaataaggactcaccactgattctgttgaactggagatcgagaaccgatctaagcgtgatctggatgctgagaacctgaacctacatcacgagaagatgtagcgcagcgtatgcgtcagtacttgaaaggtactgagtatgcaggatagaatacagttgaaataacatataactaaacaaagcaaataagcaatgacataatctgaacatgatatagatactgaatgctgagataactgaatgcattgaccaatttataacattcTGAAATTGAATACTGGATATATTGATAAATGGTCAATACAATAGAATCTAACTGAACTGTggaagctactaataaccgataataaaccacatgagctaaatgtggagtccgatgtatatgccccaacgagtggacccaatataccctagtagaggtatagaggcatgctggcgtgatcactgaaatgatgcccacaaaggggacttacaacTTACGTGGCTAGTAGTTTTGGATTATttggtacgctgaaccctagcccaactcggtattatgctactcccaatggattaagtaattaacacattatgactgaattatTGTAAGTTACTGGATGGCTCGAACtaaacatgcaaactgagaatgcaacaattaaactgatattgatgcattaataactgaggcatgtataactgaataactgaaatatctaacctagcatatgtaattcaagaactaaagaaatatatCTCTAGGGTTCTGGAATTGATGCattaaactgaatattaacgtactaatctgatttggatcattctaacaactaAGAACCTagtaattctaacattcaagaaaccctaggtctagtcataataagggaatcaagaaactgattGAAAACtaaggacctaatgggtgaaagcaacccactagtgaaatcccacatacctggtgacgaattccatggagaaatctgtAGATTTCGGGGCTAGAACTGAAGGAAcgttgttgcgttcttgaactagggttcttgacttctcttctcctcttacgctctaattttctaagttttgattaatgatttgacttaggtaagttctagttatgtttctaggcttaaactaactaaaacctcataatttagggtctaaacgacgtagcttaggggtccaacgaaataggaaaagaccaaaagactcATGACTTAACTGTTGTCGAAGTGATCGACTGAtgggacctacgggccgtaggtcaatctacggtccgtagattgcaGTCGTAGGTCAAGTTTGCccgacaaggcttcactaaaacaagcataaatttttactcggaggtcggattttagcaaactcggtgacgttggaaagaggattcaattatctatcataccATAGGTCATgagacacataattcattttgtgctaagagttatgactatttgaagttgacccaatcaacAATTTCCCTCTAATTGGttgctgaccctcacctacggtcagacctacggaccgtggatcgaacgacggtctGTGCTGGTCGGCCATGTTTgcgtcagaggctgggtaaagggggcctcgatccacggaccgtagtctgacctacagaccgtgggtCTATCTGTGGGTCGAGACTTGGCCGATTTTCTGAGCTGgatttggggaggggttgcagtggtgaaccacggaccaccagcacgggccgtggtctaacctacggtccgtggatggcaaccgtgggttgcacctgcaacttctcaaaatctgcatttttggtctgttttgGATACGAGGTGTTATAATATTACCATTTGCAATCCCACTATTAGAGAAGTAAGATTTCTTTCCGATGTACCTCACAAGGAGTTTATATGTTCAATAGGTTTTGAGCCCgaagaaaacaaatataaaattgtttTGACTGTTGAAATTTGCAGAAGATTATCATGAGCATGAGTTTTCACTTTAGGCATAGATAAATCATAAAGGGAAATGATTAAATATGACAAACgtgattattattatattgCACCATCCATATCTGAAATTTGCTTTAGTGGGATTATCTATTGGTTTAGCCTTGCTCCAGACTATTGTATAGTTGTGTTTGATGTTAAATCAGACATTTCACAAGTATAACAATGTCGActgaattaattattaatttaaatcatTGCCATTTTGACTATATGTTAATAGNTAGTTTTGGATtatttgggtacgctgaaccctagcccaactcggtattatgctactcccaatggattaagtaattaacacattatgactgaatttttgtaagttactggatagctcgaattgaacatgcaaactgagaatgcaacaattaaactgatattgatgcattaataattgaggcatgtataactgaataactgaaatatatgACCTatcatgtgtaattcaagaactaaagaaatatatCTCTAAGGTTCTGGAATTGATGCattaaactgaatattaacgtactaatctgatttggatcattctaacagctaagaacccaataattctaacattcaagaaaccctaggtctagtcataataagggaatcaagaaactgactgaaaactaaggacctaatggatgaaaggaacccactagtgaaatctcacatacctagtgacgaattccatggagaaatctgtAGATTTCGGGGCTAGAACTGATGGAACGTTGctacgttcttgaactagggttcttgacttctcttctcctcttatgctctaattttctaagttttgattaatgatttgacttaggtaagttctagttatgtttctaggcttaaactgactaaaacttcataatttagggtctaaacgacgtagccTAGGAatccaacgaaataggaaaagaccaaaagacccctgacttaactgttgtcggagtgatcgactgacgggacctacgggccgtaggtcaatctacggtccatagattgcAGTAGTAGGTCAAGTCTGCCCGACAAGGCTTCAttaaaacaagcataactttttactcggaggtcggattttagtaaactcggtggcgttggaaagaggattcaattatctatcataccataggtcatgggacacataattcattttgtgctaagagttatgaccatttgaagttgacccaatcaacAATTTCCCTCTAATTGGCtgttgaccctcacctacggtcagacctacggaccgtggatcgaacgacggtccATGCTGGTCGACCATCGTTTgcgtcagaggctgggtaaagggggCCTCAATCCACgaaccgtggtctgacctacaaACCGTGGGTCTGTCTGTGGGTCGAGGCTTAGCCAATTTTCTTAgctgggtttggggaggggttgcagtggtgaaccacggaccaccaacacgggtcgtggtctgacctacggtccgtggatggaaaccatgggttgcacctgcaacttctcaaaatctgcatttttgatCTGTTTCGAATACGGGATGTTATAATATTGCCATTTGCAATCCCACTACTAGAGAAGTAAGATTTATGTCCGATGTACCTCACAAGGAGTTTATATGTTCAATAGGTTTTGAGCCCgaagaaaacaaatataaaattgtttTGACTGTTGAAATTTGCAGAAGATTATCATGAGCATGAGTTTTCACTTTAGGCATAGATAAATCATAAAGGGAAATGATTAAATATGACAAACgtgattattattatattgCACCATCCATATCTGAAATTTGCTTTAGTGGGATTATCTATTGGTTTAGCCTTGCTCCAGACTATTGTATAGTTGTGTTTGATGTTAAATCAGAAATTTCACAAGTATAACAATGTCGACTGaattaactattaatttaaatcatTGCCATTTTGACTATATGTTAATAGAAGTTAATGGAAAATTAGGAATCCTGAATTATTTGGTTGGttttaggggtgtcaaatgggcgaGTTGAGTTGGAATTTGAAAtgttaaaatgggttgaaatagaaattgggtTGGATCCTGACCCGCCCAATTTGACCCGCGTAATAtcaatcattttaatttattgctatttaaatttcataaccacaatttgaatctcaactaaagaaaagttttaaaaaaaagtcagaAATTGATagataaattttgaaagatataaaatagatagtaatttatttcttcaatataaaaacatacattacatcaatgcaaataaaaaaaaaattaaaacaggctgaaattggagattaaattgggctcaattaaggatttttttaaaatgagttaAGGCTTGAATGAATTGAGATTGAACTCAATTCTCccttcaaattatcttgagtccaactaggggtgtcaaaaataAGCCCAACTATAGGTCACCCGTCCAGAATTTTAAGAGTTGGGCTCAAGATAACTTGAATTGTCGTGAATCAATTGCCCCTGTCAGATCAGCAAACACAGTCAACAGGCTGATGCAGACACCACCAAAAGCTGCAGTTGTTGGTATATAGCAGTTCAACTCCTTGTACAAATTAGACTCCCTGTGCCCAGGCattaccatttacgatagtttggaTATATTCCCTTCATTAATCATCAATAATCAATGCAAGTAAATTACATG
Proteins encoded in this window:
- the LOC125865937 gene encoding protein DETOXIFICATION 18-like, which encodes MTITNLNAPSPEESVVPSAPAPAPTLALSPGQTPSPSPEKTPAPSPEQTPAPVSTLVEQKDNPLNKSCGQIINCKEAKNQVLFSVPMIVVNGCFYFISLVSVMFAGHLGKLELASSNLANSWAMVTGFSFMVGLSGALETLCGQGYGAKMFRMLGIHLQTSSIISFFFSIVVSVIWWYSDRILILLHQEPAIAHEAGVFLKFLIPGLFAYAFLQNIVRFLQAQSIILPLACIAVAALVLHIGIAYALVHWTHLAFKGAALAVSISFWITFITLSLYVLFSKKFSHIRPEGLSSEPLLHLFSNLKLALPSAGMVCLEYWAFEILVLLAGLMPNAETTTSVVAMCVNTETIAYMISYGLSAAASTRVSNEIGAGNIRKAKQAMAVTLKLAIVAALIVDLALGFGHNAWAGLFSDEPEIIRKFASMTPLLLVSFLFDFIQGILSGVARGCGWQRFAMCINLASFYFFGMTIGAVLAFKFNKGYKGLWVGLICGLACQSTSLLLLTFFIKWGKEDQVSKDTNHENEPQP